From Achromobacter spanius, a single genomic window includes:
- the hpaR gene encoding homoprotocatechuate degradation operon regulator HpaR: MSPSFHHRNLPHLLLYARETLMAHFRPILHAAGVTEQQWRVLRTLSEVGSLEPNQIARACQILSPSLTRMLAGMEEQGLIKRTRSSADQRRQEISLTAKSNKLIDRMRPQVDAKYQEIEERIGKELLERLYTDVDAMVDLIKRDGPTRDAGTP, from the coding sequence ATGAGTCCGAGCTTCCACCACCGCAATCTTCCCCATTTGCTGCTCTACGCGCGCGAAACGCTGATGGCGCATTTCCGCCCGATTCTGCACGCAGCCGGCGTCACCGAACAGCAATGGCGGGTCTTGCGCACGCTGAGCGAGGTGGGCTCCCTGGAACCCAATCAGATCGCCCGCGCCTGTCAGATCCTGAGCCCCAGCCTCACGCGCATGCTGGCCGGCATGGAAGAGCAAGGGCTCATCAAGCGCACGCGCTCCAGCGCCGACCAGCGCCGCCAGGAAATCTCCCTGACCGCCAAGAGCAACAAGCTCATCGACCGCATGAGGCCTCAGGTCGACGCGAAGTACCAGGAAATCGAAGAACGGATCGGCAAGGAGTTGCTGGAGCGCCTGTACACCGATGTGGACGCCATGGTCGACCTCATCAAGCGCGACGGCCCCACGCGCGATGCCGGTACGCCCTGA
- the alr gene encoding alanine racemase, translating to MPRPISATVSVSALAHNLATVRRHLDQTAAAAAGLPPSIWAVIKANAYGHGIEQAVAGFSKAQGLAMLDLEEAVRCREAGWGGPILLLEGFFNPSDLDIVDRYHLSSTVHHRDQLDMLARARLSRRVDIMLKLNSGMNRLGFSPAAYPAAYERAALLQQQGTLGSVGKMTHFACADGPQGVNEQLSVFNSVTHKLPGAISVCNSAAALRFADIAVGSESQTHWVRPGICLYGASPFADADASSFGLKPAMSLSSEIIAVQEIKAGDSVGYGALFRAERAMRLGIVACGYADGYPRHATTGTPVVVAGIRTQLLGRVSMDMLVVDLGPVPSAGVGSPVSLWGEDGPSVDEVASAAGTIGYELLCALAPRVPVTRDA from the coding sequence ATGCCGCGCCCCATATCCGCCACCGTTTCCGTTTCCGCTCTTGCGCACAATCTGGCCACCGTGCGCCGCCACCTGGACCAGACCGCCGCCGCGGCTGCCGGGCTGCCGCCGTCGATCTGGGCCGTCATCAAGGCCAACGCCTACGGGCACGGCATCGAACAGGCCGTGGCGGGCTTTTCCAAGGCCCAAGGCCTGGCCATGCTGGACCTCGAAGAAGCCGTGCGTTGCCGCGAAGCCGGCTGGGGCGGACCGATCCTGCTGCTGGAAGGGTTTTTCAACCCGTCCGACCTCGATATCGTCGACCGCTACCACCTCAGCAGCACCGTCCACCACCGTGATCAGCTCGACATGCTGGCCCGCGCGCGCCTGTCGCGCCGCGTGGACATCATGCTCAAGCTCAACAGCGGCATGAACCGGCTGGGTTTCAGCCCGGCGGCCTATCCCGCCGCCTACGAGCGCGCCGCGCTGTTGCAGCAGCAGGGCACGCTGGGCTCGGTCGGCAAAATGACCCATTTCGCCTGCGCCGATGGCCCGCAAGGCGTGAACGAACAACTCAGCGTCTTCAATTCGGTGACGCATAAGCTGCCCGGGGCGATCAGCGTGTGCAATTCGGCCGCCGCCTTGCGCTTTGCCGACATCGCCGTCGGCTCCGAAAGCCAGACGCACTGGGTGCGGCCGGGCATCTGCCTCTACGGCGCGTCGCCCTTCGCGGATGCCGACGCCTCCTCGTTCGGCTTAAAGCCGGCCATGTCGCTCAGCTCCGAAATCATTGCGGTGCAGGAAATCAAGGCCGGTGACTCGGTCGGGTACGGCGCGCTGTTCCGCGCCGAACGCGCCATGCGCCTGGGCATCGTGGCCTGCGGTTACGCCGACGGCTACCCGCGCCACGCCACCACCGGCACGCCGGTCGTGGTCGCCGGCATCCGGACCCAGCTGCTGGGACGGGTGTCCATGGACATGCTGGTCGTGGATCTGGGCCCCGTGCCGTCCGCCGGGGTCGGTTCGCCGGTGTCGCTGTGGGGCGAAGACGGCCCCTCGGTGGACGAAGTGGCCAGCGCGGCCGGCACCATCGGCTATGAACTGCTGTGCGCCCTGGCCCCGCGCGTCCCGGTCACCCGGGACGCCTGA
- a CDS encoding LysR family transcriptional regulator: MPASPRIPDLRHISGRLRLRHLDLLHALHALGSVHKAAARLGMTQPAASKLLLELEDMFGVPLFVRSRRGITPTAFGQALAGKTDVLLADLAGARNEIAALAAGARGRIRVGVQPVALPVLVPRAIQRMREHNPGVTVMLHEGAHDALLDSLARGELDCVLGRLMLDAAQAVFRTEVLYEEPICVVARKGHPLARSTRITAAALASQDWILPPPDAPLRQRIDAYFAQQGLALPAPVAESVSLLANEVLLRGADMLAAMPRAVAHHYAELGVLAILKFKPDWSLPAVGVVQRAHVEPTAALAHFLDALRSQARELQGVPQAPG, from the coding sequence ATGCCCGCCAGCCCCCGCATTCCCGACCTGCGCCATATCAGTGGACGCCTGCGCCTGCGCCACCTTGACCTGCTGCACGCGCTGCACGCGCTGGGCAGCGTCCACAAGGCGGCGGCGCGGCTGGGCATGACTCAGCCCGCGGCCAGCAAGCTCTTGCTGGAACTGGAGGACATGTTCGGCGTCCCGCTGTTCGTGCGTTCGCGGCGGGGCATCACGCCGACCGCTTTCGGGCAGGCGCTTGCCGGCAAGACGGACGTGCTGCTGGCCGATCTGGCCGGCGCGCGCAACGAGATCGCGGCCTTGGCCGCCGGCGCGCGCGGCCGCATCCGGGTCGGGGTGCAGCCGGTGGCCCTGCCCGTGCTGGTGCCGCGCGCCATCCAGCGCATGCGCGAACACAATCCCGGCGTCACCGTCATGCTGCACGAGGGCGCGCACGATGCGCTGCTGGACAGCCTGGCCCGCGGTGAACTCGACTGCGTACTGGGCCGGCTGATGCTGGATGCCGCCCAGGCAGTGTTCCGCACCGAAGTGCTATACGAAGAACCGATATGCGTGGTGGCGCGCAAGGGGCATCCGCTGGCGCGGTCGACCCGCATCACCGCCGCGGCGCTTGCGAGTCAGGACTGGATCCTGCCGCCGCCGGACGCACCCTTGCGCCAGCGCATCGACGCCTATTTCGCGCAACAGGGCCTGGCCCTGCCCGCCCCCGTCGCCGAATCGGTATCGTTGCTGGCCAACGAAGTCCTGCTGCGCGGCGCGGACATGCTGGCCGCCATGCCGCGCGCCGTCGCCCACCACTACGCGGAGCTGGGCGTGCTGGCGATCCTGAAGTTCAAACCGGACTGGAGCCTGCCGGCGGTGGGCGTCGTGCAGCGGGCGCACGTGGAACCGACGGCGGCACTGGCCCATTTCCTGGACGCCTTGCGCAGCCAGGCCCGCGAATTGCAGGGCGTGCCGCAGGCACCCGGCTGA
- a CDS encoding TonB-dependent siderophore receptor, whose product MTNPLPVFPIRPIRRARIAPLALAIGVMLGGGAPLSAVYAQTAQTQVREYNIPAGPLSQVLNLFSAEAGLFVSGHGDLSSGRQSPGVRGRYSPEAGMAALLTGTGLVAERLSDGGFVLRQGRQDVTMLEPIAVTAQLERPDGPVLGIAATNSATATKTDTPIIETPQSISVVSAAQISNQKAQNLQEALGYTPGIMPGIVAKSSMFEDTMSIRGFEANPQTGSYFRDGMRYMINQYNGKQEPYGLERVEVLRGPSSVLYGAAAPGGIVNTVTKRPPSETMGEINLDGGSYDRRQISADIGGPIDEAGVWSYRLTGLFRESKQFIDYSADDRTYIAPALTWRPSAATSVTLLANYQRIKTINPTEVPVTGSLWTNPNGQIPRSRFLGEPNNNRFDVESTSLAVLIEHAFNDTLKFRTSMRYYDADLHMRYVLLQGDVDAATPRRVARSARGFDDRTTVQTIDTNIEKRFQTGAVTQTILAGFDYTRSTYNSDRLRGNLRPIDVFDPVYIPGDVVVLPWQQRRNTEHRLGIYLQDQLKIADKVVVLLGGRYDNVRAENRALHAPSTNSNDKDTAFTGRAGVVYLADNGLAPYVSFSQSFEPTSGRDRTEGSFEPSRGTQYEVGIRYQPAGQDIMLSAALFNLERKNVLTPDPVDPTFLVQTGKVRSRGLELEARARVTPQVDVIAAYTYTDARVVKSNLPGEEGERFNTPRHAASLWTDVNLSEWVLMGLKAGAGVRYVSARPDRPSSGSLGGAGYTLIDARVSYESGPWLYALNVTNLTDKTYFPSICYNGVCDYGEPRRIIGTVSYRW is encoded by the coding sequence ATGACCAACCCCCTCCCTGTTTTTCCCATCCGTCCGATCCGCCGCGCGCGCATCGCCCCGTTGGCGCTTGCCATCGGCGTGATGCTTGGCGGCGGGGCGCCCCTGAGCGCTGTGTATGCGCAGACCGCACAAACGCAGGTCCGCGAATACAACATCCCGGCCGGACCGTTGAGCCAGGTGCTCAACCTGTTTTCCGCCGAGGCTGGCCTCTTTGTCAGCGGCCACGGTGATCTGAGCAGCGGCCGGCAGAGCCCCGGCGTGCGCGGCCGGTATTCGCCCGAGGCCGGGATGGCGGCGCTGCTGACCGGCACCGGTCTTGTGGCCGAACGCCTGTCCGATGGCGGTTTCGTCCTGCGGCAGGGACGCCAGGACGTGACGATGCTGGAACCGATCGCGGTGACCGCACAGCTCGAACGACCGGATGGCCCGGTGCTGGGCATCGCCGCCACGAACAGCGCCACGGCCACCAAGACCGATACGCCGATCATCGAAACGCCGCAGTCGATCTCGGTGGTGAGCGCCGCGCAGATCAGCAATCAGAAGGCGCAGAACCTGCAAGAGGCGCTGGGCTATACGCCCGGCATCATGCCCGGCATCGTCGCCAAGAGTTCGATGTTCGAAGACACGATGAGCATCCGCGGTTTCGAGGCCAATCCGCAGACCGGCAGCTACTTCCGCGACGGCATGCGCTACATGATCAATCAATACAACGGCAAGCAGGAGCCGTACGGGCTGGAGCGGGTCGAAGTGCTGCGGGGGCCGTCATCGGTGCTGTATGGGGCCGCGGCGCCGGGTGGCATCGTCAATACCGTGACCAAGCGTCCGCCCAGCGAAACGATGGGAGAGATCAATCTGGACGGCGGCAGTTATGACCGCCGGCAGATTTCGGCGGACATCGGCGGTCCGATCGACGAAGCCGGAGTGTGGTCCTATCGCCTGACCGGCCTGTTCCGAGAGAGCAAGCAATTCATCGACTACAGCGCCGACGATCGCACCTACATCGCGCCCGCGTTGACGTGGCGCCCGTCAGCGGCCACCTCGGTCACGCTGCTGGCCAACTATCAGCGCATCAAGACGATCAATCCGACGGAAGTGCCGGTCACCGGCTCGCTCTGGACCAACCCGAACGGACAGATCCCGCGCTCGCGCTTTCTGGGCGAGCCCAACAACAACCGCTTCGATGTCGAGTCGACGTCGCTGGCCGTGCTGATCGAGCATGCGTTCAATGACACGCTGAAATTCCGTACGTCGATGCGCTACTACGACGCGGACCTCCACATGCGCTACGTGCTGCTGCAAGGCGACGTGGACGCCGCGACGCCGCGGCGGGTGGCGCGTTCGGCGCGCGGCTTCGACGACCGCACGACCGTGCAGACGATCGACACCAACATCGAGAAACGGTTCCAGACGGGTGCTGTGACGCAGACCATTCTTGCGGGCTTCGACTACACGCGCTCGACCTACAACAGCGATCGCCTGCGCGGCAATCTGCGGCCCATCGACGTCTTCGATCCGGTGTATATACCTGGCGACGTCGTGGTCTTGCCTTGGCAGCAGCGCCGCAACACCGAGCATCGACTTGGCATCTACCTGCAGGATCAGCTGAAGATCGCGGACAAGGTGGTGGTGCTGCTGGGCGGCCGGTATGACAACGTGCGCGCCGAGAACCGCGCCTTGCACGCGCCGTCGACCAATTCGAACGACAAGGACACCGCGTTCACCGGCCGCGCCGGCGTGGTCTATCTGGCGGACAACGGCCTGGCGCCGTATGTCAGCTTCAGCCAGTCGTTCGAACCCACCAGCGGGCGCGACCGCACCGAAGGCAGCTTCGAGCCCAGCCGCGGAACGCAGTACGAAGTCGGCATCCGCTACCAGCCTGCCGGCCAGGACATCATGCTGAGCGCGGCGCTGTTCAATCTGGAGCGCAAGAACGTGCTTACGCCGGATCCGGTCGATCCGACCTTCCTGGTGCAGACGGGCAAGGTGCGCTCGCGCGGCCTGGAGCTCGAGGCGCGCGCACGCGTCACGCCGCAGGTCGATGTGATTGCCGCCTACACGTACACCGACGCGCGGGTGGTCAAGAGCAATCTGCCGGGCGAAGAGGGCGAGCGCTTCAACACGCCCCGTCACGCGGCGTCCTTGTGGACCGACGTAAATCTGTCGGAGTGGGTGCTGATGGGCCTGAAGGCCGGCGCCGGCGTGCGCTATGTGTCGGCGCGTCCCGACCGGCCGTCCAGCGGTTCACTAGGCGGCGCGGGCTACACGCTGATCGATGCGCGCGTCAGTTATGAAAGCGGCCCGTGGCTGTATGCGCTCAACGTCACCAACCTGACGGACAAGACCTACTTCCCGTCGATTTGCTACAACGGCGTGTGCGACTACGGCGAGCCGCGCCGCATCATCGGCACGGTGAGTTACCGCTGGTGA
- a CDS encoding FecR domain-containing protein → MGAAAVDPRILEAAAHWYALLSSGAASEQERASWQVWMDADNAHRRAWQRVEDVGAQFDALIAQPMGREASVASLNAAAQGRRERRRLLTVALIAGAAGLLGLGVAQSPAGRRTWAAWQADLVTPVGGSKEIRLADGSQIQLNTDTAVKVDFTRDQRRLVLLRGEIMIATAADPGRTFVVDTPEGRLQALGTRFNVRSLDGETTLAVLEGAVQAHFAGAPPAGVRVDAGMRMRGGSQGIDAPAALRADDHNWTRGIVQFEEAPLARVVAELARYRRGHLGCAGDVADLRVTGTFPLHDSDRALRLLTEALPVRISQPLPWWTTLQAR, encoded by the coding sequence ATGGGCGCCGCCGCCGTCGACCCGCGCATTCTTGAGGCCGCCGCGCATTGGTATGCGCTGCTGAGTTCGGGGGCGGCCAGCGAGCAGGAGCGTGCAAGCTGGCAGGTGTGGATGGATGCCGACAACGCGCATCGCCGGGCATGGCAACGCGTCGAGGACGTGGGCGCGCAGTTCGATGCGCTGATCGCGCAGCCGATGGGCCGCGAGGCCAGCGTGGCCAGCCTCAATGCCGCCGCGCAGGGCCGGCGCGAGCGCCGCCGGCTGTTGACGGTTGCGCTGATCGCGGGCGCGGCGGGACTCTTGGGCCTGGGCGTGGCTCAATCGCCGGCCGGCCGCCGAACCTGGGCGGCATGGCAGGCGGACTTGGTCACACCGGTGGGCGGATCGAAAGAAATCCGGCTTGCCGACGGCTCCCAGATTCAACTCAATACCGATACCGCCGTGAAGGTCGATTTCACCCGCGACCAGCGCCGCCTGGTGCTGCTGCGCGGCGAAATCATGATCGCCACCGCGGCCGACCCAGGGCGCACGTTTGTGGTGGACACGCCAGAAGGGCGGTTGCAGGCGCTGGGCACGCGGTTCAACGTGCGCAGTCTTGACGGCGAAACCACGCTCGCCGTGCTGGAGGGCGCGGTGCAGGCGCATTTCGCGGGCGCGCCGCCCGCTGGCGTTCGGGTCGACGCCGGCATGCGGATGCGCGGCGGATCGCAAGGCATCGACGCGCCTGCAGCGCTGCGGGCCGACGACCACAACTGGACGCGCGGCATCGTGCAATTCGAGGAGGCGCCGCTGGCGCGGGTGGTGGCGGAACTGGCGCGCTACCGCCGCGGTCATCTCGGCTGTGCCGGCGACGTGGCGGACTTGCGTGTGACAGGCACATTCCCGCTGCATGACAGCGACCGCGCGTTGCGCCTGTTAACCGAGGCCCTGCCGGTGCGTATCAGCCAGCCGCTGCCTTGGTGGACGACACTCCAGGCCCGCTGA
- a CDS encoding MBL fold metallo-hydrolase: MKITMLGTGAALPDPDRAQSAILLTLDDDRHYLFDCGEGATRQMVRANVDPAKVGFVFLTHLHHDHICDYPYFVISSWILNKEGSPLVLGPKGTKHFVDHLFENGAYHTDYQARAAYPVRQRNLEAMRPVVREVSPGMVFEDDKVRISVDWVEHIPRDVCECFGVRVEAEGKVIAFSGDTAPCAAMVRLAKDADLLIHECTFPESFIAHRAKTGVGTYAHTSPTDLGKIAREANVKSLVATHFGHFDSTSPVLKRAAAKHLPVELMGPHLMDEIVSDIRKHYPGPLRLAHDLMRIDL; the protein is encoded by the coding sequence ATGAAGATCACCATGCTGGGGACTGGCGCGGCGTTGCCGGATCCCGACCGGGCGCAGTCCGCGATTCTGCTGACGCTGGACGACGACCGTCACTACCTGTTCGACTGCGGCGAGGGCGCGACGCGCCAGATGGTGCGCGCCAACGTTGATCCCGCCAAGGTGGGGTTCGTCTTCCTGACCCACCTGCACCATGACCACATCTGCGACTACCCGTATTTCGTCATTTCAAGCTGGATCCTCAACAAGGAAGGCTCGCCGCTGGTGCTGGGCCCGAAGGGCACGAAGCACTTCGTGGACCACCTGTTCGAGAACGGCGCGTATCACACGGACTATCAGGCGCGCGCCGCCTATCCCGTTCGCCAGCGCAACCTGGAAGCGATGCGGCCCGTGGTGCGCGAGGTGAGTCCCGGCATGGTGTTCGAGGACGACAAGGTGCGCATTTCGGTGGACTGGGTCGAACACATTCCGCGCGATGTCTGCGAGTGTTTCGGCGTGCGTGTCGAGGCGGAAGGCAAGGTCATCGCCTTCAGCGGCGATACCGCGCCCTGTGCGGCGATGGTGCGCCTGGCCAAGGATGCCGATCTGCTCATCCACGAGTGCACCTTTCCCGAGTCGTTCATCGCGCATCGCGCCAAGACCGGCGTCGGCACCTATGCCCACACCAGCCCGACGGACCTGGGCAAGATCGCGCGCGAGGCCAATGTGAAAAGCCTGGTGGCCACGCACTTCGGCCACTTCGATTCCACCAGTCCGGTCCTCAAGCGCGCGGCGGCCAAGCATCTGCCCGTGGAACTCATGGGCCCGCACCTGATGGACGAGATCGTGTCCGACATCCGCAAGCACTACCCGGGTCCGCTGCGTCTGGCCCACGATCTGATGCGTATCGACCTGTAG
- a CDS encoding sigma-70 family RNA polymerase sigma factor: MSDREHAVGASLSALYTAHCGWLQNWLNRRLQDNHQAADLTQDTFLTLLARRRPLADVREPRAFLTTIARGLLVDFWRRRDIELAWAETLAARPEVTHPSPEVQLQALQALVEIDRKLHRLGVRARAAFLMHRIHGMTHPAIAAELRVSERTVRNDIAQAMLCFLLDTDLHGDEAGR, translated from the coding sequence GTGTCGGACCGAGAGCACGCAGTTGGCGCATCGCTTTCCGCCCTGTACACCGCGCATTGCGGCTGGTTGCAGAATTGGCTGAATCGCCGTCTTCAGGATAATCATCAGGCAGCCGACCTGACGCAGGACACGTTCCTGACCTTGCTTGCGCGACGGCGTCCGCTTGCCGATGTTCGCGAGCCGCGCGCATTCCTGACCACCATCGCGCGCGGCCTGCTGGTCGATTTCTGGCGCCGCCGCGATATCGAACTCGCGTGGGCAGAAACGTTGGCAGCGCGTCCCGAGGTCACCCACCCATCCCCCGAAGTGCAACTCCAGGCGCTCCAGGCGTTGGTCGAAATCGACCGAAAGCTGCATCGCCTGGGCGTGCGCGCGCGCGCCGCGTTCCTGATGCACCGCATCCACGGCATGACGCATCCGGCCATTGCGGCGGAGCTGCGCGTGTCCGAGCGGACGGTGCGCAACGACATCGCGCAGGCGATGCTGTGCTTTCTGCTCGACACCGACCTGCACGGCGATGAGGCAGGGCGGTGA
- a CDS encoding SDR family oxidoreductase, with protein MKDKCVLITGATKGIGWALTQRLSDMGCHVVGIARNTTDVDFPGYLYACDLADAGRTEEVLREIREKFPVDAVVNNVGLVSPQPLGEIDLATLYNVLDLNVRVAVQVTQAFIESMKVRRAGRIVNVVSRSIHGALDRTAYSAAKSALVGCTRTWALELAEYGVTANAVAPGPIETEMFRATRPAGSDNEKRALASVPMKRLGTPAEVAAAIAFLLSDDAGFITGQVLGVDGGGSLAGRS; from the coding sequence ATGAAGGACAAATGCGTGCTCATTACGGGCGCCACCAAAGGCATAGGCTGGGCGCTTACTCAGCGGTTGTCCGACATGGGCTGTCACGTGGTTGGTATCGCGCGCAACACGACCGATGTCGATTTCCCGGGCTATCTGTACGCCTGTGATCTGGCCGATGCCGGCCGCACCGAAGAAGTCCTGCGCGAAATCCGCGAAAAATTTCCCGTCGACGCCGTCGTCAACAATGTGGGCCTTGTGTCGCCCCAACCGCTGGGCGAAATCGACCTCGCCACGCTGTACAACGTGCTGGACCTGAACGTGCGCGTGGCGGTGCAGGTGACGCAGGCGTTCATCGAATCCATGAAGGTGCGCCGCGCCGGCCGCATCGTCAACGTGGTCAGCCGCTCCATCCACGGCGCGCTGGACCGCACCGCGTATTCGGCGGCCAAGAGCGCGCTGGTGGGCTGCACCCGCACCTGGGCGCTGGAACTGGCCGAATACGGCGTCACGGCCAATGCGGTGGCGCCGGGTCCCATCGAAACCGAAATGTTCCGCGCCACCCGGCCCGCCGGCAGCGACAACGAAAAGCGGGCCCTGGCCTCCGTTCCCATGAAACGTCTGGGCACCCCGGCCGAAGTGGCCGCCGCCATCGCCTTCCTGCTGTCGGACGACGCCGGCTTCATTACCGGTCAGGTGCTGGGCGTGGACGGCGGCGGCAGTCTGGCTGGCCGCTCCTGA
- the hpaI gene encoding 4-hydroxy-2-oxoheptanedioate aldolase, giving the protein MDLLTNTFKQALRDGKPQIGLWAGLASAYTSEILAGAGFDWLLIDGEHAPNTLDSTLAQLQSVAAYPVAPVVRPAWNDPVQIKQILDTGAQSVLVPMIQSAQEAAAAVAAVRYPPQGIRGVGSALARASRWNRIPNYLERANDQMCVLVQIETPDGIAALDEILAVDGVDGVFIGPADLSASMGYLGQPEHPVVEKTIDDAIARIVRSGKAAGILHSGVTQARHYLSLGATFVAVGVDAVLLARAAEALAGEFKELAAVAASKGPY; this is encoded by the coding sequence ATGGACCTCCTGACCAATACGTTCAAGCAAGCCCTGCGCGACGGCAAACCTCAGATCGGCCTGTGGGCCGGCCTGGCCAGCGCCTATACCTCGGAAATCCTTGCCGGCGCCGGATTCGACTGGTTGCTGATCGATGGCGAGCACGCGCCCAACACGCTGGACTCCACCCTCGCCCAATTGCAGTCCGTGGCGGCATATCCGGTCGCGCCCGTGGTGCGTCCGGCCTGGAACGACCCGGTGCAGATCAAACAGATTCTGGACACGGGCGCGCAGTCGGTGCTGGTGCCCATGATCCAGTCGGCGCAAGAAGCCGCCGCCGCCGTGGCGGCCGTGCGTTATCCGCCGCAGGGCATCCGCGGCGTGGGCAGTGCGCTGGCGCGCGCGTCGCGCTGGAACCGCATTCCCAACTACCTTGAGCGCGCCAACGACCAGATGTGCGTGCTGGTGCAGATCGAGACCCCGGATGGCATCGCGGCGCTGGACGAGATTCTTGCCGTGGACGGCGTGGATGGCGTCTTCATTGGACCGGCCGACCTGTCGGCCAGCATGGGCTATCTGGGCCAGCCGGAGCATCCCGTGGTCGAGAAGACAATTGACGACGCCATCGCGCGCATCGTGCGGTCCGGCAAGGCGGCTGGCATCCTGCACAGTGGCGTGACGCAGGCCAGGCACTACCTGTCCCTGGGCGCGACCTTCGTGGCAGTGGGCGTCGATGCGGTGCTGCTGGCGCGCGCGGCCGAAGCGTTGGCAGGCGAGTTCAAGGAACTGGCCGCGGTCGCCGCGAGCAAGGGTCCGTACTGA
- a CDS encoding Bug family tripartite tricarboxylate transporter substrate binding protein: MPYRACAVSVLAALAPALVLVPLAASAQYPEHPIRVVLPYAPGAAGDIALRQIQPLLEKRLGQPVVVDYKTGAGGNIGMQDVARAKPDGYTLVLGAANNFVINQFLYRKLGFDPLTDLAPVGKLADVPAFVYVSAQAPAADWRQFQQYARAHSGKLNYGSPGMGTTPHLSAYRLSKAMGADMTHIAYRGAAPGVQALLANEVQLYIGGYSVAAAYVPQGKVRALAVASPERFAGLPDVPTAKEAGMPDAVQGNWWGLAAPKGTPPDRIARFAAVLHEVLGLPEVRQAYLANGFVPGQDTPASFGTSWHDEARQWESAVRESGVVLD, from the coding sequence ATGCCATATCGAGCTTGTGCCGTATCCGTCCTGGCCGCGCTGGCCCCGGCCCTGGTCCTGGTGCCGCTTGCAGCCAGCGCCCAGTATCCCGAGCATCCCATCCGCGTGGTGCTGCCGTATGCGCCGGGCGCGGCGGGCGACATCGCCTTGCGTCAGATCCAGCCGCTGCTGGAAAAGCGCCTGGGCCAGCCCGTGGTGGTGGACTACAAGACCGGCGCGGGCGGCAACATCGGCATGCAGGACGTAGCGCGCGCCAAGCCCGACGGCTATACGCTGGTGCTGGGCGCGGCCAACAACTTCGTCATCAATCAGTTCCTGTACCGCAAGCTCGGCTTCGATCCGCTGACCGATCTGGCGCCGGTGGGCAAGCTGGCGGACGTGCCCGCCTTCGTCTACGTCAGCGCGCAGGCGCCGGCTGCCGACTGGCGGCAGTTCCAGCAGTACGCACGCGCGCACTCGGGCAAGCTCAATTACGGTTCGCCAGGCATGGGCACGACGCCGCACTTGTCGGCGTACCGGCTGTCCAAAGCGATGGGCGCGGACATGACGCACATTGCCTACCGGGGAGCGGCGCCGGGTGTGCAGGCGCTCCTGGCCAACGAGGTGCAGCTCTACATCGGCGGCTACAGCGTCGCGGCCGCCTATGTGCCGCAGGGCAAGGTCCGGGCGTTGGCGGTGGCTTCGCCCGAGCGGTTTGCAGGGCTGCCCGACGTGCCCACCGCAAAAGAGGCCGGCATGCCGGACGCAGTGCAGGGCAACTGGTGGGGCCTTGCCGCGCCGAAGGGCACGCCGCCGGACCGCATCGCGCGCTTTGCAGCCGTCCTGCACGAGGTGCTGGGTCTGCCCGAGGTGCGGCAGGCCTATCTTGCCAACGGCTTCGTTCCCGGACAGGACACGCCCGCATCGTTCGGCACGTCGTGGCACGACGAGGCCCGGCAATGGGAATCCGCAGTGCGAGAGTCGGGCGTGGTGCTGGACTGA